In Desulfurobacterium atlanticum, one DNA window encodes the following:
- a CDS encoding MarC family protein, with protein MEIPDTFSLLLKDIVSLIAIVDPIAAAVILVSIVPPETPKKVIDGISLRSSTLLFVASLVTLFFGNAIFSFFGINIDSIKVMGGIILLIFAIHTVNGNISAGTKQTEEEINEAALKDDIAIVPLGIPILFGPGVMVTIIILKERVYSLFSLAALLVAIAIVSFITYLTLKNSRILIKRLGITGTKIITRIMGLIVGAIASQFIISGVKALWLRF; from the coding sequence ATGGAAATACCTGATACTTTTAGTCTTCTACTAAAAGATATTGTGTCTTTAATTGCTATTGTTGATCCTATAGCTGCTGCTGTTATTCTGGTTTCAATTGTTCCACCGGAAACGCCAAAAAAAGTTATTGACGGTATTTCTCTAAGGAGTAGTACTCTTTTATTTGTAGCTTCCCTTGTTACGCTGTTTTTTGGAAACGCTATTTTTAGTTTCTTCGGTATAAATATAGATTCTATAAAGGTAATGGGTGGTATTATTTTGCTCATATTTGCAATTCATACAGTAAACGGAAATATCTCTGCTGGAACAAAGCAGACAGAAGAAGAGATAAATGAGGCAGCTCTTAAGGATGATATAGCTATAGTTCCCCTTGGTATTCCTATTCTTTTTGGGCCCGGAGTGATGGTTACCATAATAATATTGAAGGAGCGAGTTTACTCACTGTTTTCTCTTGCAGCACTTCTTGTTGCAATAGCTATTGTTTCTTTTATCACATATTTAACACTTAAGAATTCCCGTATTTTGATTAAAAGACTTGGGATTACCGGAACAAAAATAATTACCAGAATTATGGGTTTGATAGTTGGTGCTATAGCTTCACAGTTCATAATTTCTGGAGTTAAAGCTTTGTGGCTGAGATTTTAA
- a CDS encoding CTP synthase, with product MAAKLIFITGGVLSSIGKGITASSIGTLLESRGLKVTIQKLDPYLNVDAGTMNPYQHGEVYVTDDGAETDLDLGHYERFTHSVMGRINNVTSGQIYQEIIQKERRGEFLGATVQVIPHVTDSIKEKIRKIASSNVDVAIVEVGGTVGDIEGLPFLEAIRQVGIEVGKTNAIYVHVTYVPYVKSAGELKTKPTQHSVKELRAIGIQPDIIVCRSERTIPQSVKRKIALFTNVKEQDVVNAKDLSTIYEVPLHLKKEGIDEIILEKLQLPAQEPELKEWKDFVSRVKKPENGAVSIAIVGKYVELPDAYKSIIESFVHAGASNNVKVDIKWVNADLLNEDSPENFLNDVDGILVPGGFGERGVEGKIKAVKYAREMGIPFFGICLGMQCAVIEFARNVAGLKDAHSAEFNPETPYPVIDLMESQKGVTEKGGTMRLGAYPCVLKEGTNSFKAYGEKEISERHRHRYEFNNNFREELEKAGLVIAGVSPDNSLVEIVEVKEHPWFVGVQFHPEFKSRPWKPHPLFVDFVAAAVRRRDGNT from the coding sequence ATGGCTGCTAAATTGATTTTTATTACAGGTGGAGTTCTTTCTTCTATAGGAAAGGGAATAACAGCTTCTTCAATAGGAACGCTTCTTGAAAGCAGGGGATTAAAAGTTACAATTCAAAAGCTTGATCCCTATCTTAACGTTGATGCAGGAACAATGAATCCGTATCAGCATGGAGAGGTTTATGTAACAGATGATGGGGCAGAAACAGACCTTGATCTTGGGCATTATGAAAGATTTACCCACAGTGTTATGGGACGAATAAATAACGTTACTTCTGGTCAGATATATCAGGAGATAATTCAAAAGGAGAGAAGGGGAGAGTTTTTAGGTGCGACGGTTCAGGTTATCCCTCATGTTACTGACAGTATAAAAGAGAAAATAAGAAAAATAGCATCTTCCAATGTTGATGTTGCAATTGTTGAGGTTGGAGGAACGGTAGGAGATATAGAAGGCTTGCCATTTCTTGAAGCGATAAGGCAGGTTGGAATAGAAGTTGGAAAGACAAACGCAATATATGTTCATGTAACTTATGTTCCTTATGTGAAATCCGCGGGAGAACTTAAAACAAAACCTACTCAGCATTCTGTTAAAGAATTGAGAGCAATAGGAATACAGCCGGATATAATTGTTTGCCGTTCAGAAAGGACTATTCCCCAAAGTGTTAAAAGGAAAATAGCCCTTTTTACAAATGTGAAGGAACAGGATGTTGTAAATGCGAAGGATCTTTCTACAATTTATGAGGTTCCTTTACATCTGAAAAAGGAAGGAATTGATGAAATTATACTTGAAAAACTTCAGCTTCCAGCTCAAGAACCTGAACTTAAAGAGTGGAAAGATTTTGTTTCAAGGGTTAAAAAGCCTGAAAACGGAGCTGTTTCAATTGCTATTGTTGGAAAGTATGTGGAGCTTCCTGATGCTTATAAAAGCATTATTGAATCGTTTGTTCACGCAGGTGCAAGCAACAATGTTAAAGTTGATATTAAATGGGTAAATGCTGATTTACTTAATGAAGATTCTCCGGAAAACTTTTTAAATGATGTTGATGGTATTCTTGTTCCCGGCGGATTTGGTGAAAGAGGAGTTGAGGGGAAAATAAAGGCTGTTAAGTATGCCAGAGAAATGGGAATACCGTTCTTTGGTATATGTCTTGGAATGCAATGTGCGGTTATAGAATTTGCCAGAAACGTTGCAGGGTTAAAAGATGCTCACAGTGCTGAGTTTAATCCGGAGACTCCTTACCCTGTAATAGACCTTATGGAATCTCAAAAAGGAGTTACAGAAAAAGGCGGAACTATGCGGCTTGGGGCGTATCCATGTGTTTTAAAGGAAGGAACAAACAGTTTTAAAGCCTACGGAGAAAAGGAGATTTCTGAGAGACACCGTCACAGGTATGAGTTTAATAACAATTTTAGAGAAGAGCTTGAGAAAGCTGGACTTGTTATAGCAGGGGTTTCTCCTGATAATTCTCTTGTTGAGATAGTTGAAGTTAAAGAGCATCCGTGGTTTGTAGGTGTTCAGTTTCATCCTGAATTTAAATCCCGTCCGTGGAAACCTCATCCGCTGTTTGTTGATTTTGTTGCTGCGGCTGTAAGGAGAAGAGATGGAAATACCTGA
- the kdsB gene encoding 3-deoxy-manno-octulosonate cytidylyltransferase, protein MLSDCLIVIPARIGSKRLPGKPLRKLLGKTLIEWVFEAAKKVTDNVVVATDSDDVVSVVKKAGGEAVITSSFHQSGTDRVAEAVRLIGQEFEYVVNIQGDEPFVEEEHLFPVVKRLKEGDRFSTIAAKFSSFEDVENPANVKVVLDRDGYAIYFSRSIIPFDRDGFLSADNYLKHIGIYGFRKDALFEFVSWNVGFLERVEKLEQLRILEHGEKIAVSVVEKFGIGVDTEEDLKKAEKLLRERLNGC, encoded by the coding sequence GTGCTTTCGGATTGCCTTATAGTTATTCCTGCAAGGATCGGTTCCAAGAGGCTTCCTGGAAAACCATTGCGTAAGCTTCTTGGTAAAACATTGATAGAGTGGGTTTTTGAGGCGGCAAAAAAGGTTACAGATAATGTTGTTGTGGCAACAGATAGTGATGATGTTGTTTCTGTTGTAAAGAAGGCAGGTGGAGAGGCAGTAATAACCTCTTCTTTTCATCAAAGTGGAACTGATAGAGTTGCTGAAGCTGTAAGGCTTATAGGGCAAGAATTTGAATATGTAGTAAATATACAGGGAGATGAACCTTTTGTAGAGGAGGAGCATCTGTTTCCTGTTGTTAAGAGATTGAAGGAAGGAGATAGGTTTTCAACAATTGCTGCTAAATTCTCCAGTTTTGAAGATGTTGAAAATCCTGCCAATGTGAAAGTGGTGCTTGATAGAGACGGTTACGCAATATACTTTTCAAGAAGCATAATTCCTTTTGACAGAGATGGTTTTTTATCTGCTGATAATTATTTAAAACATATAGGGATTTACGGGTTCAGGAAGGATGCCCTTTTTGAGTTTGTTTCCTGGAATGTTGGTTTTCTTGAAAGGGTTGAAAAACTTGAACAGCTGAGAATTCTTGAGCACGGCGAAAAGATAGCTGTTTCTGTAGTTGAGAAATTTGGAATTGGTGTTGATACTGAAGAGGATCTTAAAAAAGCAGAAAAACTGTTAAGGGAGAGGTTAAATGGCTGCTAA
- a CDS encoding fumarylacetoacetate hydrolase family protein, giving the protein MKIGRFKKENRAFFAIVKGREIVPLKERKVSELMESTTPDESEIYNIKEVKFLPPTRPSKIVAVGLNYKAHAEEMGKPLPEEPLLFMKPSTAVISNKMKIILPEMSERVDYEGELAVVIGRKCKNVSEEEAKNYILGYTCFNDVTARDLQKKDGQYTRAKSFDTFAPYGPWINTEIEPNNLNITTRVNGEIKQTGNTSDMIFSPYRLISFISKIMTLLPGDVVITGTPPGVGPLKDGDKVEVEIERIGTLINYTRKENIKDS; this is encoded by the coding sequence TTGAAAATAGGAAGGTTCAAAAAAGAAAACCGAGCATTTTTTGCAATAGTAAAAGGTAGAGAAATAGTTCCTCTTAAAGAAAGAAAAGTATCAGAGCTTATGGAAAGTACCACTCCAGATGAAAGCGAAATTTACAACATAAAAGAGGTAAAATTTCTTCCTCCAACAAGACCTTCAAAGATAGTTGCCGTGGGACTTAATTACAAAGCCCATGCAGAAGAAATGGGTAAGCCTTTGCCAGAAGAACCACTGCTTTTTATGAAACCGTCTACTGCAGTAATCTCAAACAAAATGAAGATTATTCTCCCGGAAATGTCAGAAAGAGTTGACTACGAAGGAGAACTTGCTGTTGTAATAGGCAGAAAATGTAAAAATGTCAGCGAAGAGGAAGCGAAAAATTATATTTTAGGATATACCTGCTTTAATGATGTAACCGCAAGAGATTTACAGAAGAAAGACGGCCAATACACAAGAGCTAAATCGTTTGATACATTTGCTCCCTACGGACCGTGGATAAATACAGAAATAGAGCCAAACAATCTGAATATAACTACAAGGGTAAACGGAGAAATAAAACAGACAGGAAACACTTCCGACATGATATTTTCTCCTTACAGACTTATTTCTTTTATTTCCAAAATAATGACACTTCTACCTGGAGATGTTGTTATAACAGGCACCCCACCGGGAGTTGGACCTTTAAAAGACGGAGATAAAGTTGAAGTAGAAATAGAAAGGATAGGAACATTGATAAACTATACCAGAAAAGAAAACATTAAGGACTCTTAG
- a CDS encoding damage-control phosphatase ARMT1 family protein: MKVYPECIPCFLKQVYNILKFIDADKELSIKILQETCKLIGEKLEPDKSPGHNATSIHKMFKAKVGVHDPFKPLKDKYTEIALKLEMEIEERFYNPAYDKLDMAVRLAAVGNVIDFGVPRDEKKENSSSHHFFDLENEIETILSQKFAYYDKEIFERFIVPGKWILYVADNAGEIVFDKFLIRYLKEKGMKISFAVRGGPILNDATIEDALKSGIDEIVDKLITTGGDFIGIDFEYVSDEFKTEWDKAHVIISKGQANIETLENINSKDIFFILKAKCNAIAKELNCNKDDLIFVYNKHLLEMKNEDT; the protein is encoded by the coding sequence ATGAAAGTTTATCCAGAATGTATCCCGTGTTTTCTGAAGCAGGTTTATAACATTCTTAAATTCATAGATGCAGACAAAGAATTATCCATAAAAATTTTACAGGAAACATGCAAACTGATAGGAGAAAAGCTTGAACCTGATAAATCACCTGGACACAACGCAACCAGCATTCACAAAATGTTTAAAGCAAAAGTTGGTGTTCACGATCCTTTTAAACCACTAAAAGACAAATACACAGAAATTGCATTAAAACTTGAGATGGAAATTGAAGAGCGGTTTTATAATCCAGCATACGACAAACTTGATATGGCTGTAAGGCTTGCAGCCGTTGGTAATGTAATAGACTTTGGTGTTCCCCGAGATGAGAAAAAAGAAAACAGCTCAAGCCACCACTTCTTTGACCTTGAAAACGAGATAGAAACCATACTTTCCCAAAAATTTGCATACTATGACAAAGAAATTTTTGAAAGATTTATAGTTCCAGGAAAATGGATTCTTTACGTTGCAGATAACGCAGGAGAAATCGTTTTTGATAAATTTTTAATTAGATATCTAAAAGAAAAAGGGATGAAAATAAGCTTTGCAGTAAGAGGCGGACCTATTCTAAACGATGCTACTATTGAAGATGCTTTAAAAAGCGGAATTGACGAAATAGTGGATAAACTTATAACCACCGGCGGGGATTTTATAGGAATAGACTTTGAATACGTGTCAGATGAGTTTAAAACCGAGTGGGATAAAGCCCACGTTATAATATCCAAAGGACAGGCAAACATTGAAACTCTTGAAAATATCAACTCTAAAGATATATTCTTTATTTTGAAAGCAAAATGTAACGCAATAGCGAAAGAGCTTAACTGCAATAAAGATGACCTTATTTTCGTTTACAATAAACACCTTTTAGAGATGAAAAATGAAGATACTTGA
- a CDS encoding L-threonylcarbamoyladenylate synthase: protein MKILDFEKDFETIKCLICGGEIICSPTDTQFGLIGNALDIDAIKKVYQIKRRDSEKPLIVLFDSISRIRKYGVIIPNRYEGFLNKIWPERLTVILPLEENSPFKLLFNRNNIAVRIPKHEKLRKLIKETVPVFAPSANIQNEKPATTCEECKKHFENLISYCIKGKCNSIPSTIISLTSNSIKLIREGVILFSTVEKLIREI from the coding sequence ATGAAGATACTTGATTTTGAAAAAGATTTTGAAACTATAAAATGCCTTATATGTGGTGGTGAAATAATATGTTCTCCCACAGACACACAATTTGGCCTTATAGGAAACGCTCTTGATATTGATGCTATTAAAAAGGTTTACCAGATAAAAAGAAGGGACTCTGAAAAACCTTTAATCGTTCTTTTTGATTCAATTTCACGAATAAGAAAATACGGAGTAATCATCCCAAACAGATACGAAGGTTTTTTAAATAAAATCTGGCCTGAAAGGTTAACTGTAATCTTACCTTTAGAGGAAAATTCCCCTTTTAAATTGTTGTTTAACAGAAATAATATAGCAGTAAGAATACCAAAACATGAAAAGCTCAGAAAACTTATAAAAGAAACCGTACCGGTATTTGCTCCAAGTGCCAATATACAAAATGAAAAACCGGCAACGACCTGCGAAGAATGTAAAAAACACTTTGAAAACCTTATTTCTTACTGTATAAAAGGGAAATGCAATTCTATCCCATCAACTATTATCTCTCTTACCTCAAACAGTATAAAATTAATAAGAGAAGGAGTTATCCTTTTTTCAACGGTTGAAAAACTCATCAGGGAGATTTAA
- a CDS encoding NFACT RNA binding domain-containing protein has protein sequence MDALYIEKVSEELNQLFKKKKITGYAKENNSFSVETGNEQITFVLKNPNGIILKKEKIQDKTYLKKFRNLFIKSVSTLNKDRVIIFNLIKISVSGKTEEFNLIIELTGKHSNVIITDSSKKILYTFKEVESTVRNIKIGEEYILPPNEKKEFKEIKFGEVTPQGIEKKLYRFIKGLSPLNCKEIAFYVKNGLSLEEAYQKFITNHKNSNIAFLYFENKKPKFLTTFKYESLKDFKYIEFKDSPSFISAWQYFTEQFHIEMQIDTLKSKLVKLIERKLKTIDEKLSKMENPDNLLQKAKILKKAGELLKYNLHKIKPGVNKLTLTDYETEDDLTITVNPAKTPQQNLNDIFKKAKKLENKAVFEKTEREKLLSQRKFLEALKEKVFSLNSIQELQEIEKLLTTQREKSKEKEKNFPYKITLPSGKQLLIGRNRVENEIISLKLSNPWDIWFHAKETPGSHVLLKLDKGESPSEADIKFAASAAAFFSKGKNSGKIKIDYTPAKYLKKPPGTPSGYVIYKNEKTVVIDSSEFEKFLKNNNLLRK, from the coding sequence ATGGACGCACTTTACATAGAAAAGGTTTCAGAGGAATTAAATCAGCTATTTAAAAAAAAGAAAATAACCGGATATGCTAAGGAAAACAACAGTTTCTCCGTAGAAACAGGAAATGAACAGATAACATTCGTTTTAAAAAACCCAAACGGTATAATTTTAAAAAAAGAAAAAATTCAGGATAAAACATACCTTAAAAAATTCAGAAACCTGTTTATAAAATCGGTCAGCACCCTGAATAAAGATAGAGTTATCATATTCAACTTGATAAAAATTTCAGTATCTGGAAAAACAGAAGAGTTTAATCTCATAATCGAACTGACAGGAAAGCACAGCAACGTAATCATAACAGACAGTAGCAAAAAAATTCTATACACATTTAAAGAAGTGGAATCTACTGTAAGAAATATAAAAATAGGAGAAGAATACATTTTGCCCCCAAATGAAAAAAAAGAATTTAAAGAAATAAAGTTTGGAGAAGTTACACCTCAGGGAATTGAAAAAAAACTTTACAGGTTTATAAAAGGTTTATCTCCTTTAAACTGTAAAGAGATAGCGTTCTATGTTAAAAACGGACTATCCCTTGAAGAAGCTTACCAGAAATTTATAACAAATCACAAAAATTCAAACATAGCTTTTCTCTACTTTGAAAATAAGAAGCCTAAGTTTTTAACAACTTTTAAATATGAAAGCCTGAAAGATTTCAAATATATAGAATTTAAGGACTCTCCATCTTTTATAAGCGCATGGCAATACTTTACTGAACAATTTCATATAGAAATGCAGATAGATACATTGAAATCAAAGCTTGTAAAGCTGATAGAAAGAAAATTAAAAACAATAGATGAAAAACTATCAAAAATGGAAAATCCCGATAACCTGCTTCAAAAAGCAAAAATTCTTAAAAAGGCAGGAGAACTTCTTAAATATAATCTTCACAAAATAAAACCGGGTGTAAATAAACTAACACTTACAGATTATGAAACAGAAGATGATTTAACTATTACTGTTAACCCTGCAAAAACTCCCCAGCAAAATCTGAACGATATTTTTAAAAAAGCAAAAAAACTTGAAAACAAAGCTGTGTTTGAAAAGACAGAAAGAGAAAAACTTCTATCACAGAGAAAATTTTTAGAAGCTCTAAAGGAGAAAGTTTTTTCCTTAAACTCTATTCAAGAACTCCAGGAAATAGAAAAGCTTTTAACAACACAAAGAGAGAAAAGTAAAGAAAAGGAAAAAAACTTTCCCTATAAAATAACTCTTCCTTCTGGTAAACAGCTTTTGATAGGTAGAAACAGAGTTGAAAATGAAATAATATCTTTAAAACTATCAAATCCATGGGATATATGGTTTCACGCAAAAGAGACACCAGGTTCCCATGTATTGTTAAAGTTAGACAAAGGAGAATCTCCATCTGAAGCAGATATAAAATTTGCAGCATCTGCAGCAGCTTTTTTCAGTAAAGGAAAAAACTCTGGCAAAATAAAAATTGACTACACACCTGCAAAGTATCTCAAAAAACCACCGGGAACACCATCAGGATACGTAATTTACAAAAATGAAAAAACCGTTGTAATAGATTCTTCTGAATTTGAAAAATTTCTAAAAAACAACAACCTTCTCCGGAAATAA
- the truB gene encoding tRNA pseudouridine(55) synthase TruB has product MTGFLFVDKPSGITSFDAVRHIRRLLPSKVKVGHTGTLDPLATGLLIIAVGKATRFGEYLLKLDKCYEVVGKFGFSSDTYDIDGNVKEVPTKNLNEKELLSIIKKFKGKIKQTPPSFSAVRIKGKRAYELARSGEEVSLPSRVVEIYNIDILDFSFPEFALKVCCSSGTYIRSLVHDIGIAAGTDAVVTALRRVSVDNISVEEAVPLNDLTRENIKTYLKPIQDVLPFDKLVLKDTCAVWFQNGRRFNIQFPDGKYVVVDENGEFLGVGSVKKGILFPEKVVVF; this is encoded by the coding sequence ATGACAGGATTTCTTTTTGTAGATAAGCCTTCGGGTATTACCTCCTTTGATGCTGTGAGGCATATCCGAAGGCTTTTGCCTTCTAAAGTGAAAGTTGGCCATACTGGAACTCTTGATCCTCTCGCTACCGGTCTTCTTATTATTGCTGTTGGGAAGGCTACCCGTTTTGGTGAGTACCTTTTAAAGCTTGACAAGTGTTATGAGGTGGTAGGGAAATTTGGGTTTTCAAGTGATACTTATGATATAGATGGAAATGTTAAGGAAGTTCCGACAAAAAATCTAAATGAAAAGGAGCTTCTTTCCATAATAAAGAAATTCAAGGGAAAGATAAAACAGACGCCCCCCTCTTTTTCGGCTGTTAGAATTAAAGGAAAGAGGGCTTACGAACTTGCAAGAAGTGGAGAGGAGGTTTCTCTTCCTTCAAGAGTTGTTGAAATTTACAATATTGATATTTTGGATTTTTCATTTCCAGAATTTGCTCTAAAGGTTTGTTGCTCTTCAGGTACATATATAAGGTCTCTTGTACATGATATCGGTATAGCGGCAGGGACAGATGCTGTTGTTACTGCTTTAAGGAGAGTTTCTGTTGATAATATATCTGTGGAGGAAGCTGTACCTTTAAATGATTTAACCAGGGAAAACATAAAAACTTATTTAAAACCTATACAGGATGTTTTACCATTTGACAAACTTGTTTTGAAAGACACTTGTGCTGTATGGTTTCAAAATGGTAGAAGATTTAATATTCAGTTTCCTGATGGGAAATATGTAGTTGTTGATGAAAACGGAGAGTTTTTAGGTGTTGGTAGTGTTAAAAAAGGTATATTATTTCCGGAGAAGGTTGTTGTTTTTTAG
- a CDS encoding choice-of-anchor D domain-containing protein, whose amino-acid sequence MRKFLIKIVSFFMFLFMTNSVYAAYTLNVGSSGASIDVNFGNVATAVEKSYEVVYLKNTGSDNFSISNILEVKESPFYIQDIIHIDSQGNAARVDFNSDTGQVNNPILVQPGEQLEVVVGFPEQYVETGTYSTSFELITTNSTETFATINCSATVVSGSASLSVPASVDFGNLIVGDINQESFFIVNNGTTSLTITGFNTDELAEKGVSITTIYQDSVSGFVDANAPITLLPGDKLTVALQYTPVNSGTVVIPFEIFINSQDLSKKTILLNANVSDRTYSLKVNTTSIDLGDMEIGELKEGAFIITNNGTADITLTGVNSDELANRGVTLKTGVAGVTLAPGEELTVQFSYTAKDLGNVSIPINIYTSVSQFPMVSVTLNANVSDRTYSLKVNTTSIDLGDMEIGELKEGAFIITNNGTADITLTGVNSDELANRGVTLKTGVAGVTLAPGEELTVQFSYTAKDLGNVSIPINIYTSVSQFPMVSVTLNANVAFSPSSITVSTTKIDFGNVTVGEVKEEIIYVENNGTSSILIFLNSNELASKGVNIVAYNLYTGEEIAFPALLSSEDALILKIEFTPVVSGLFNETMKIFTNNQTLSVIPVDLKANVVDVTQTIVSTNSTTSATNTGTTGATTTTMTTTSDNTTNETVTTEDIPESGGSCSISPSGTVGFDLLLPFVTLGFIYFRKKENR is encoded by the coding sequence ATGAGAAAGTTTTTAATAAAAATTGTAAGCTTTTTTATGTTTCTTTTTATGACAAACAGTGTGTATGCTGCATATACGTTAAATGTAGGTTCTTCTGGTGCAAGTATAGATGTTAATTTTGGGAATGTTGCCACTGCTGTAGAGAAAAGCTATGAAGTAGTTTACCTGAAAAATACCGGAAGTGATAATTTTTCTATTTCAAATATTCTTGAGGTTAAAGAATCGCCTTTTTATATACAGGATATTATCCATATAGATTCTCAAGGGAATGCTGCAAGAGTTGATTTTAACTCTGATACCGGGCAGGTAAATAATCCAATTTTAGTTCAACCGGGAGAGCAACTTGAAGTGGTTGTGGGATTCCCCGAACAGTATGTTGAAACAGGGACTTATTCTACTTCGTTTGAGCTTATAACAACAAACTCTACAGAAACGTTTGCAACTATAAACTGCTCTGCCACGGTTGTTTCAGGAAGTGCGTCTCTTTCTGTTCCTGCGTCTGTTGACTTTGGAAATCTTATTGTGGGAGATATAAATCAGGAATCGTTTTTCATCGTTAATAACGGAACAACAAGTTTAACGATAACAGGCTTTAATACTGATGAACTTGCAGAGAAAGGGGTTTCCATTACCACTATATATCAGGATAGTGTTTCAGGTTTTGTAGATGCTAATGCTCCAATTACTCTGCTACCAGGTGATAAGTTGACAGTTGCTCTTCAATATACTCCTGTGAACTCTGGAACAGTTGTTATTCCTTTTGAGATTTTTATAAATAGTCAGGATTTAAGTAAAAAAACTATTCTACTAAATGCGAATGTTAGCGATAGGACTTACAGTTTAAAGGTTAATACTACGAGCATAGACTTAGGGGACATGGAGATAGGAGAGCTTAAAGAGGGAGCGTTTATAATCACCAACAATGGAACGGCTGACATAACATTAACGGGAGTAAACAGTGACGAACTTGCCAATAGAGGAGTTACATTAAAGACGGGTGTAGCTGGGGTTACATTAGCACCTGGTGAGGAACTGACTGTTCAGTTTAGCTATACAGCGAAAGATTTAGGAAATGTGAGCATTCCTATAAACATTTACACCAGTGTATCTCAGTTTCCGATGGTATCTGTAACGTTAAATGCGAATGTTAGCGATAGGACTTACAGTTTAAAGGTTAATACTACGAGCATAGACTTAGGGGACATGGAGATAGGAGAGCTTAAAGAGGGAGCGTTTATAATCACCAACAATGGAACGGCTGACATAACATTAACGGGAGTAAACAGTGACGAACTTGCCAATAGAGGAGTTACATTAAAGACGGGTGTAGCTGGGGTTACATTAGCACCTGGTGAGGAACTGACTGTTCAGTTTAGCTATACAGCGAAAGATTTAGGAAATGTGAGCATTCCTATAAACATTTACACCAGTGTATCTCAGTTTCCGATGGTATCTGTAACGTTAAATGCGAATGTTGCATTTTCACCATCTTCTATTACAGTTTCCACTACAAAAATAGATTTTGGAAATGTTACTGTAGGTGAAGTTAAAGAAGAGATAATTTATGTTGAGAATAATGGAACATCCTCAATCTTAATTTTCTTGAATTCTAACGAGCTTGCTTCTAAGGGAGTGAATATTGTAGCGTATAACTTGTACACTGGGGAAGAAATTGCTTTTCCTGCTCTCCTTTCTTCTGAGGATGCTTTAATATTGAAGATTGAGTTTACTCCCGTGGTTTCCGGTTTATTTAATGAAACTATGAAGATTTTCACAAATAATCAAACGTTATCTGTTATACCTGTTGATTTAAAAGCTAATGTTGTTGATGTAACACAAACCATTGTCAGTACTAATAGTACAACTTCAGCTACAAATACAGGTACTACAGGTGCTACGACTACAACTATGACAACTACTTCGGATAATACAACCAACGAAACGGTAACAACGGAAGATATTCCAGAATCTGGAGGCTCCTGCTCAATTTCACCTTCAGGGACTGTTGGATTTGATTTATTGCTTCCATTTGTGACTTTAGGATTTATCTACTTTAGAAAGAAAGAGAATAGATGA